From Actinomyces sp. oral taxon 171 str. F0337, one genomic window encodes:
- a CDS encoding ABC transporter substrate-binding protein, which produces MTSLRSSSAPSTTFSSPSRRDLLKLAGAGAGSAVGLSLLAACGSKSSKAGGSASPSGGTQTITDMGGTQVEVPMNPTAYADGWYAHNEVTIMLTGAKGLVATHCDPKKFPWMYKVCPNMSKATSTFGDDFNFEDLAALNPQVIFDSKETLRDKAKEVGIPVVNCMFQTYEDMKKSITMTAKVFGGDAPKIAEKYNAELDQTVKNVKAKTDGLSDDQRPTVMHGGSVHTLNLDGTGTIIDEWIKTAGGRNAVNVSTKGNAQAQFTMEQILTWNPDVIITGKAGEDEKILNDPNWASIKAVQNRKVYVNPKGVFGWDRYGVEELLQVQWVSALLHPELFPNLKIEEKVKTFYKTYLSYNLTDDEVKLIMAGKDPQ; this is translated from the coding sequence ATGACTTCGCTACGTTCATCATCCGCCCCCTCAACCACCTTCTCATCGCCCTCCCGCCGAGACCTGCTCAAGCTCGCCGGCGCCGGCGCCGGGAGCGCCGTCGGGTTGAGCCTGCTGGCGGCCTGCGGCTCCAAGTCCTCCAAGGCGGGCGGCAGCGCCTCACCCTCAGGCGGCACCCAGACCATCACCGATATGGGCGGTACGCAGGTCGAGGTGCCCATGAACCCTACCGCGTATGCGGACGGCTGGTACGCCCACAACGAGGTGACGATCATGCTCACCGGGGCCAAGGGGCTCGTCGCCACGCACTGTGATCCCAAGAAGTTCCCCTGGATGTACAAGGTCTGCCCGAACATGTCGAAGGCAACCTCGACTTTCGGGGACGACTTCAACTTCGAGGACCTGGCGGCACTGAATCCCCAAGTCATCTTCGACTCCAAGGAGACGCTGCGGGACAAGGCCAAGGAGGTCGGTATCCCGGTGGTCAACTGCATGTTCCAGACCTATGAAGACATGAAGAAGTCCATCACGATGACGGCAAAGGTCTTTGGCGGGGACGCCCCCAAGATCGCCGAGAAGTACAACGCCGAGCTGGACCAGACGGTCAAGAACGTTAAGGCCAAGACCGACGGCCTGAGCGACGATCAGCGTCCCACGGTCATGCACGGCGGTAGTGTCCACACCCTCAACCTCGACGGCACTGGCACTATCATCGACGAGTGGATCAAGACGGCCGGCGGGAGGAACGCCGTCAACGTGTCGACGAAGGGCAACGCCCAGGCCCAGTTCACGATGGAGCAGATACTCACGTGGAATCCTGACGTCATCATCACGGGAAAGGCGGGGGAGGATGAGAAGATCCTCAATGACCCCAACTGGGCGAGCATCAAGGCCGTTCAGAATCGGAAGGTCTACGTCAACCCCAAGGGCGTCTTCGGCTGGGACCGTTACGGTGTTGAGGAGCTTCTTCAGGTGCAGTGGGTCTCTGCCCTCCTCCACCCGGAGCTCTTCCCCAACCTCAAGATCGAGGAGAAGGTGAAGACCTTCTATAAGACCTATCTCAGCTACAACCTGACCGACGACGAGGTGAAGCTCATCATGGCGGGCAAGGATCCCCAGTAA
- a CDS encoding MaoC/PaaZ C-terminal domain-containing protein: MNGISPGEDIVERLAAVLSGVLATGSSVSSSRETHRQALRGATAILPAVQAMHQIQEWVRDCRGDVAWEGLVHRRCRMSPSSAGAEAIAESAAPDGVTIRQVERAGWELVQATVKVLVMDRRWWVTHELARRTRPSQQGAVDHGKLTAPGAGFDTPPDSGFYRLTDADIASWADVSGDRNPIHLLPGRAAEAGLSAGSNEVVAHGLLLGAISLALVQSSSLRQTSLVFIGSADVPASECSAGEPWVTLTVDLSNGDIVQGARPILRRR, encoded by the coding sequence GTGAACGGTATCAGCCCCGGCGAGGACATCGTCGAGCGGCTCGCAGCAGTGCTGAGCGGGGTGCTCGCAACCGGCTCCTCCGTGTCTTCGAGCCGTGAGACTCACCGCCAGGCTCTGCGTGGAGCGACGGCGATTCTCCCCGCTGTGCAGGCCATGCACCAGATCCAGGAGTGGGTGCGGGACTGCCGGGGGGATGTTGCCTGGGAGGGCCTGGTGCACCGCCGTTGCCGGATGAGTCCGAGCTCGGCGGGAGCCGAGGCGATCGCGGAGTCGGCTGCGCCCGATGGAGTAACGATCCGGCAGGTCGAGCGCGCGGGGTGGGAGCTCGTCCAGGCAACCGTCAAGGTGCTGGTGATGGACCGGCGCTGGTGGGTGACCCACGAGCTCGCCCGCCGCACCCGGCCGTCCCAACAGGGTGCCGTCGATCATGGAAAACTCACGGCCCCGGGAGCTGGATTTGATACGCCGCCGGACTCCGGGTTCTACCGGCTCACTGACGCTGATATCGCCTCCTGGGCAGACGTCAGTGGGGATCGAAACCCCATCCATCTCCTACCCGGCAGAGCGGCCGAGGCCGGACTGTCGGCCGGTTCCAATGAGGTCGTCGCTCACGGCCTGCTGCTCGGAGCGATCAGTCTCGCGCTCGTCCAGTCTTCGTCTCTACGGCAGACAAGCCTTGTATTCATTGGTTCTGCTGATGTTCCTGCGTCCGAGTGCAGTGCGGGTGAGCCATGGGTGACGCTCACTGTCGATCTCTCCAATGGAGACATCGTCCAGGGGGCGCGGCCCATCCTGCGGCGCCGGTGA
- a CDS encoding GNAT family N-acetyltransferase yields the protein MRTRRIRFASRTDRWAHDLYLRAFPEDERLPWALIHVLSLRRGVDLVAWWDRPAGPAHAASPDPVALTWSVRRPGSRLLYLFYLAVDDAARGRGLGTRLLAELERRHPGCSIVLNIEPVIDEADNAEQRRRRLSFYERAGFRDTGYAVQDSTGEYWTLAREAPGTTFDPDDFRDALRCLDCGLITARVVPRQQT from the coding sequence ATGAGAACCCGTCGCATCCGCTTCGCCAGCAGAACCGACCGCTGGGCGCACGACCTCTACCTGCGCGCCTTCCCCGAGGATGAGCGCCTGCCCTGGGCGCTCATCCACGTGCTCAGCCTGCGGCGCGGCGTCGACCTCGTCGCCTGGTGGGACCGGCCCGCCGGACCCGCCCACGCGGCCTCACCGGACCCCGTCGCCCTGACCTGGAGCGTGCGCCGCCCCGGCTCCCGACTGCTCTACCTCTTCTACCTGGCCGTCGACGACGCCGCCCGCGGCCGGGGCCTGGGCACCCGCCTCCTGGCCGAGCTCGAGCGCCGTCACCCCGGCTGCAGCATCGTCCTGAACATCGAGCCCGTCATCGACGAGGCCGACAACGCCGAGCAGCGACGCCGTCGGCTCTCCTTCTACGAGCGGGCCGGCTTCCGCGACACCGGGTACGCGGTCCAGGACTCAACGGGGGAGTACTGGACCCTCGCGCGTGAGGCGCCGGGAACCACCTTCGACCCCGACGACTTCCGCGATGCCCTGCGCTGCCTGGACTGCGGCCTCATCACCGCGCGAGTGGTCCCGCGCCAGCAGACATAG
- the htpX gene encoding zinc metalloprotease HtpX, with protein MTRTHHYNGLKTAVLLGGMWSLLLLIGYALARGTGSSIWLIIAPVIGLVQTAFGFWNSDKIAVRSMGAIEVTEDQQPQMYAIVRELSAAAGQPMPRLYVAPTMSPNAFATGRSPSHAAVCCTQGILQLLNERELRGVLGHELSHVYNRDILTSSVAAGIAGVISSMATMALWFGGGNRRDRDGGNIIAVLLLTLLAPLAAAITQFAISRTREYDADHDGAELTRDPLALASALSKLELGISRVPMGQDPRLEPVSSMMIANPFGSLRNLFSTHPPMDKRIARLEQMAGY; from the coding sequence ATGACAAGGACTCACCACTACAACGGTCTCAAGACCGCCGTCCTCCTGGGCGGCATGTGGAGCCTGCTCCTCCTGATCGGCTACGCACTGGCCAGGGGGACCGGCTCCTCCATCTGGCTGATCATCGCGCCGGTCATCGGGCTGGTACAGACCGCCTTCGGCTTCTGGAACTCCGACAAGATCGCGGTGCGCTCCATGGGCGCCATCGAGGTCACCGAGGACCAGCAGCCCCAGATGTACGCCATTGTGCGTGAGCTCTCCGCCGCGGCCGGCCAACCCATGCCGCGCCTCTACGTGGCCCCCACGATGAGCCCCAACGCCTTCGCCACCGGCCGCAGCCCCTCGCACGCCGCCGTGTGCTGCACCCAGGGCATCCTCCAGCTCCTCAACGAGCGCGAGCTGCGCGGCGTCCTGGGCCACGAGCTCTCCCACGTCTACAACCGCGACATCCTCACCTCCTCGGTGGCCGCGGGCATCGCCGGCGTCATCTCCTCGATGGCCACCATGGCCCTGTGGTTCGGCGGCGGCAACCGGCGCGACCGGGACGGCGGCAACATCATCGCCGTCCTGCTGCTCACCCTCCTGGCGCCCCTGGCCGCCGCCATCACCCAGTTCGCCATCTCCCGGACCCGCGAGTACGACGCCGACCACGACGGAGCCGAGCTCACCCGCGACCCGCTCGCCCTGGCCAGCGCGCTCAGCAAGCTCGAGCTGGGCATCTCGCGCGTGCCCATGGGACAGGACCCCCGCCTCGAGCCGGTCTCCTCCATGATGATCGCCAACCCCTTCGGGAGCCTGCGCAACCTCTTCTCCACCCACCCTCCCATGGACAAGCGCATCGCCCGCCTTGAGCAGATGGCCGGGTACTGA
- a CDS encoding YajQ family cyclic di-GMP-binding protein, giving the protein MANDSSFDVVSRLDRQEVDNAVNQCAKEISQRYDFRGVDASVSLSGDTITLEANTAERVMAILDVLESKLFRRGVSLKALDLGDREPRPSGKIYRLACPLREGLTQEVAKRITKAIRDEGPKSVKATIQGDEVRVTSKSRDDLQSVIALLKNLDVDAALQFVNYR; this is encoded by the coding sequence ATGGCCAACGACTCCTCCTTCGACGTCGTCTCCCGCCTCGACCGCCAGGAGGTGGACAACGCCGTCAACCAGTGCGCCAAGGAGATCTCCCAGCGCTACGACTTCCGCGGCGTCGACGCCTCCGTGAGCCTGTCCGGCGACACCATCACCCTGGAGGCCAACACGGCCGAGCGGGTCATGGCGATCCTGGACGTCCTGGAGTCCAAGCTCTTCCGCCGCGGCGTCTCCCTCAAGGCCCTGGACCTGGGAGACAGGGAGCCTCGCCCCTCGGGCAAGATCTACCGCCTGGCCTGCCCCCTGCGCGAGGGGCTCACTCAGGAGGTGGCCAAGAGGATCACCAAGGCGATCCGTGACGAGGGCCCCAAGAGCGTCAAGGCCACGATCCAGGGCGACGAGGTGCGCGTGACCTCCAAGTCCCGCGACGACCTCCAGAGCGTCATCGCCCTGCTGAAGAACCTCGACGTCGACGCCGCCCTCCAGTTCGTCAACTACCGTTGA
- the ald gene encoding alanine dehydrogenase, with translation MRIGVPTEIKDNEFRVAITPAGVHALTRRGHTVTIQVGAGEGASIPDAEYTAAGAVMTDDVPGLWADSELILKVKEPIAQEYPFLRPDLLLFTYLHLAADRALTEELLTKRVTSIAYETVETDAGALPLLAPMSEIAGRLAAQVGAEALLRPHGGAGVLLGGAAGVRRGNVVVLGGGTAGLSAARVAAGMGADVTVFDVDPLRMRRIEEVDGGTIRTRFSTELDVAQACAGADLVIGAVLVPGARTPSLVTRAMVETMRPGSVLVDIAIDQGGCFEDSRPTTHSEPTFEVDGKMFYCVANMPGAVPHTSTYALTNATLPYTLALADEGWRGAVTARRDLARGLSTHAGTLYTAGVGQALDLPAADVADLLG, from the coding sequence ATGCGAATCGGCGTTCCCACCGAGATCAAGGACAACGAGTTCCGGGTCGCCATCACGCCGGCCGGTGTTCACGCACTCACCCGGCGCGGGCACACTGTGACCATCCAGGTCGGCGCCGGCGAGGGGGCCTCCATTCCCGATGCGGAGTACACGGCCGCCGGCGCAGTCATGACCGACGACGTCCCCGGCCTGTGGGCCGACTCCGAGCTCATCCTCAAGGTCAAGGAGCCGATTGCCCAGGAGTACCCCTTTCTGCGCCCTGATCTGCTGCTGTTCACCTACCTCCACCTGGCCGCGGACCGGGCCCTGACCGAGGAGCTGCTCACCAAGCGGGTCACCTCCATCGCCTACGAGACCGTCGAGACTGACGCCGGTGCTCTCCCCCTCCTGGCCCCCATGTCGGAGATCGCCGGCCGCCTGGCCGCCCAGGTCGGTGCGGAGGCCCTGTTGCGCCCCCACGGCGGGGCCGGCGTCCTGCTGGGCGGTGCCGCCGGGGTGCGGCGCGGAAACGTCGTCGTCCTGGGTGGAGGCACCGCCGGACTGAGCGCCGCGCGGGTCGCCGCAGGTATGGGCGCGGACGTCACCGTCTTCGATGTCGACCCGCTGCGCATGCGTCGGATCGAGGAGGTCGACGGCGGCACCATCCGCACCCGCTTCTCCACCGAGCTCGACGTGGCCCAGGCCTGCGCCGGGGCGGACCTGGTCATCGGCGCCGTCCTCGTGCCCGGGGCCCGCACCCCGAGCCTCGTCACGCGCGCCATGGTGGAGACCATGCGGCCCGGCAGCGTGCTGGTCGACATCGCCATCGACCAGGGAGGCTGCTTCGAGGACTCCCGCCCCACCACCCACTCCGAGCCCACCTTCGAGGTGGACGGCAAGATGTTCTACTGCGTGGCCAACATGCCCGGAGCCGTCCCGCACACCTCCACCTACGCGCTGACCAACGCGACCCTGCCCTACACCCTGGCCCTGGCCGACGAGGGCTGGCGAGGCGCTGTCACGGCGCGCCGGGACCTCGCCCGCGGCCTGAGCACCCACGCCGGGACGCTCTACACCGCCGGCGTCGGCCAGGCCCTGGACCTCCCCGCGGCCGACGTCGCCGACCTGCTGGGCTGA
- a CDS encoding ABC transporter ATP-binding protein: MSRPEARARSTGRPEPSEHPTITARNLSCGYRGHAILTGVDLEIRTGEVLCLLGPNGVGKTTLFRTLLGHLAPVAGRVEIGGRERSSLSRRQTARYIAYVPQLHEPPFAFSVFDVALTGCVSRLGLLDSPSREDRKRTEEVLTRLGIAHLSARPFTELSGGEQQMTLIARALVQDGRILVMDEPAAALDLRNQATILRRIQDLADENHGVVMTSHSPDHAFLVATRATLITQDRTILSGPVDEVLTEENLQAAYGTRVRVLEATSPDGEVVRTCIPTLELA, from the coding sequence GTGAGCCGTCCCGAGGCCCGGGCACGGAGCACGGGACGCCCTGAGCCCTCCGAGCACCCCACCATCACAGCGCGCAACCTGTCCTGCGGCTACCGCGGTCACGCCATCCTGACCGGAGTCGACCTGGAGATCCGAACCGGCGAGGTGCTCTGCCTCCTAGGACCCAACGGCGTTGGGAAGACAACACTCTTCCGGACCCTGCTGGGTCACCTGGCACCTGTCGCGGGTCGAGTGGAGATCGGTGGTCGTGAGCGCTCCTCGCTCTCCCGCCGTCAGACAGCCCGCTACATCGCCTATGTCCCCCAGCTGCACGAGCCACCGTTCGCCTTTTCCGTATTCGACGTCGCCCTGACGGGCTGCGTCTCACGCCTGGGCCTGCTCGACTCCCCCTCCCGTGAGGACCGTAAGCGCACCGAAGAGGTTCTGACCCGATTGGGAATCGCCCACCTGTCCGCACGCCCCTTCACCGAGCTCTCCGGGGGCGAGCAGCAGATGACCCTCATTGCCCGGGCGCTGGTCCAAGACGGGAGGATCCTGGTGATGGACGAACCGGCTGCGGCTCTCGATCTGCGCAATCAGGCGACGATCCTCCGTCGCATACAAGATCTGGCCGATGAGAACCACGGAGTGGTCATGACCTCGCACAGTCCGGATCATGCCTTTCTGGTGGCGACTCGGGCCACCCTCATCACCCAGGACCGAACAATCCTCTCCGGTCCGGTCGACGAGGTGCTCACCGAGGAGAATCTCCAAGCCGCTTACGGCACACGAGTGCGGGTCCTGGAGGCCACAAGTCCCGACGGCGAGGTTGTCCGCACCTGCATCCCGACACTCGAGCTCGCTTGA
- the rpmG gene encoding 50S ribosomal protein L33, protein MASKSADVRPKITLACSECKERNYITKKNRRNTPDRLSIAKFCARCGKHTEHRETR, encoded by the coding sequence GTGGCCAGCAAGTCCGCCGACGTTCGCCCCAAGATCACTCTGGCCTGCTCGGAGTGCAAGGAGCGCAACTACATCACCAAGAAGAACCGTCGGAACACCCCCGACCGTCTCAGCATCGCCAAGTTCTGCGCCCGCTGCGGCAAGCACACTGAGCACCGCGAGACCCGCTGA
- a CDS encoding phosphotransferase family protein, giving the protein MVDRGADTPPPTGTDNDIAQRVRAAVDAGELRGMTAGPVEQLGEGESYTAWRIGSGERTRVLRLPRHLPHDMPRSMETEFEVLRRVPSELGTSAVALETSSDNPLGTPYMVTTHVPGRSLRAADWNRRLAAVLAHQLARLHEALATGTAPSAAFVPSAGEQGEELLTWWGAHHPETLADPRVRALLPAWRRELTRLAPAFETVPTHPLIHGDAVATNVVLGPDGLPRLIDFEWSGPGDIAKDLALIGGRVTGGPWYLPMTPDDVTAFVTEYSRYSRRSRHALDAGATDPQRLLERRDGYELLDRLGNLLYCLSRPDETRYRRWGDELAHSLTARLGG; this is encoded by the coding sequence ATGGTGGACAGGGGAGCGGATACCCCGCCTCCGACCGGAACCGACAACGACATCGCCCAGCGCGTCAGGGCCGCCGTCGATGCCGGTGAGTTGCGCGGCATGACGGCCGGACCGGTCGAGCAGCTAGGGGAAGGTGAGAGCTACACGGCCTGGCGAATCGGCTCCGGCGAGCGGACCCGGGTCCTGCGCCTTCCACGGCACCTGCCTCACGACATGCCCCGCTCCATGGAGACCGAGTTCGAGGTCCTCAGACGCGTCCCGTCCGAGCTGGGCACCAGCGCCGTCGCCCTGGAGACCAGTAGTGACAATCCGCTCGGCACCCCCTACATGGTGACCACCCACGTCCCCGGCCGGTCCCTGCGCGCCGCCGACTGGAACCGGCGGCTCGCGGCCGTCCTCGCTCACCAGCTCGCCCGCCTGCACGAGGCCCTTGCCACCGGTACCGCGCCGTCGGCCGCCTTCGTGCCGAGCGCCGGCGAGCAGGGGGAGGAGCTGCTGACCTGGTGGGGAGCGCACCACCCGGAGACACTTGCCGACCCCCGCGTCCGTGCACTCCTGCCCGCCTGGCGCCGCGAGCTCACCCGCCTCGCCCCCGCCTTCGAGACGGTCCCCACCCACCCGCTCATCCACGGCGACGCCGTCGCCACCAATGTCGTCCTCGGCCCCGACGGCCTCCCACGACTCATCGACTTCGAGTGGTCCGGGCCCGGTGACATCGCCAAGGACCTGGCCCTCATCGGCGGCCGGGTGACCGGCGGGCCCTGGTACCTGCCCATGACGCCCGACGACGTCACCGCCTTCGTCACCGAGTACTCGCGGTACTCGCGGCGCTCGCGGCATGCGCTGGATGCCGGTGCCACCGACCCGCAACGGCTGCTGGAGCGCCGCGACGGCTACGAGCTCCTCGACCGCCTGGGCAACCTCCTGTACTGCCTCAGCCGCCCCGACGAGACTCGCTATAGGAGGTGGGGCGATGAGCTCGCCCACAGCCTGACCGCCCGGCTCGGTGGCTGA
- a CDS encoding response regulator: MRVLIADDSVLLREGLALILADGGHEVVGGVGDGDALVSEALRLRPDVVVADIRMPPSHTDEGLRATTRIRAQWPGAPILLLSQYVVAGYLSDLLADGGGALGYLLKDRVGDIDAFLGAVERVARGELVLDPDVVSQVLQRGRRDDPLTELTLREREVLALMAEGHTNAGIAEIMVVTEGAVEKHTQRIFAKLGLLPDAAVHRRVKAVLTLLSA, from the coding sequence GTGCGCGTTCTGATCGCTGATGACTCCGTCCTCCTGCGCGAGGGGCTGGCACTCATCCTGGCCGACGGCGGCCACGAGGTCGTCGGGGGAGTGGGGGACGGCGACGCCCTCGTGAGCGAGGCCCTGCGGCTGCGCCCCGACGTCGTCGTCGCCGACATCCGCATGCCGCCCTCCCACACCGACGAGGGCCTGCGCGCCACCACCCGCATTCGCGCCCAGTGGCCGGGGGCGCCCATCCTGCTGCTGAGCCAGTACGTCGTCGCCGGTTACCTGTCCGACCTCCTGGCCGACGGCGGTGGCGCCCTGGGCTACCTCCTCAAGGACCGGGTCGGTGACATCGATGCCTTCCTCGGCGCGGTCGAGCGGGTGGCGCGCGGCGAGCTCGTCCTGGACCCCGACGTCGTCTCCCAGGTCCTCCAGCGGGGCCGGCGCGACGACCCGCTCACCGAGCTCACGCTCCGCGAGCGGGAGGTCCTGGCCCTCATGGCCGAGGGTCACACCAACGCCGGCATCGCCGAGATCATGGTGGTCACCGAGGGGGCCGTGGAGAAGCACACCCAGCGGATCTTCGCCAAGCTCGGGCTGCTGCCCGACGCCGCCGTCCACCGCCGCGTCAAGGCCGTCCTGACGCTGCTATCGGCCTGA
- a CDS encoding AAA family ATPase, whose product MTLTVVGGLPAVGKTTVCREVLSLRVQARPQSRPPTWLRIDSIEQALRDSGEMLPGMPAGAGYYAAAAVARDVLASGGDVLVECVNPLPITRRLWEETASAVDARFLTVELICSDVAEHRRRARQRAGDIEGLEPPTWQEITHRDYAPWPEADLHLDTARLTAAEAARAVIDLGLADGVR is encoded by the coding sequence GTGACCCTGACCGTCGTCGGCGGGCTGCCTGCCGTCGGCAAGACCACCGTGTGCCGGGAGGTCCTGAGCCTGCGGGTCCAGGCGCGGCCGCAGAGCCGGCCGCCGACCTGGCTGCGCATCGACTCCATCGAGCAGGCCCTGCGGGACAGTGGCGAGATGCTCCCCGGCATGCCCGCAGGCGCCGGATACTACGCGGCCGCCGCTGTCGCTCGAGACGTCCTGGCCTCGGGCGGGGACGTCCTGGTCGAGTGCGTCAACCCGCTGCCCATCACCCGCCGCCTGTGGGAGGAGACGGCCTCAGCCGTGGACGCCCGGTTTCTTACCGTCGAGCTCATCTGCTCCGACGTGGCCGAGCACCGGCGCCGCGCCCGGCAGCGGGCCGGCGATATTGAGGGCCTCGAGCCGCCGACCTGGCAGGAGATCACGCACCGCGACTACGCCCCCTGGCCTGAGGCGGACCTCCACCTCGATACCGCCCGGCTCACCGCCGCCGAGGCCGCCCGAGCCGTCATCGACCTCGGCCTCGCGGACGGAGTCAGGTGA
- a CDS encoding FecCD family ABC transporter permease — protein MRLPAASSHLLKHLTLTVIALALLIVIAVGAMAVGRAMLSPGTVIEVLWQLATGDGDTPLVSRNIVLNVRLPRVAAAAMIGGALAISGAAYQGLFRNPMVSPDILGASTGASFGAALALLLSLGSLPVRAAAFAGGLAAVFITYTAARSIGRGSSQVLLLVLCGMIVSALFQAFVSTIKYTADPDSKLPEITYWLMGSIAKVTWSDLRLFAIPFILGVVPLLAMRWRLNILAFGDEEAESLGINAAALRLVSIVCATLLTASCVAVSGVIGWVGLIMPHVVRFIAGPDNRIVVPLSVILGGAFLIAVDTACRTVISSEIPLGILTSIIGAPLFFLVLLRTQQGGRQ, from the coding sequence ATGCGCCTGCCCGCGGCCAGCAGTCACCTTCTCAAGCACCTGACGCTCACCGTCATCGCTCTCGCCCTCCTCATCGTCATCGCAGTGGGAGCCATGGCTGTGGGCCGGGCGATGCTCTCACCCGGCACCGTCATTGAGGTTCTGTGGCAGCTGGCCACCGGCGACGGCGACACGCCTCTTGTCTCGCGCAACATCGTCCTCAACGTCCGCCTGCCCCGTGTCGCGGCCGCCGCCATGATCGGGGGCGCTCTTGCCATCTCCGGGGCCGCCTACCAAGGACTGTTCCGCAACCCCATGGTCTCCCCTGACATCCTGGGGGCGAGCACCGGCGCCTCCTTCGGCGCGGCCCTCGCGCTGCTGCTCTCCCTGGGGAGCCTGCCGGTTCGGGCAGCGGCCTTCGCCGGAGGACTCGCGGCGGTCTTCATCACCTATACGGCGGCCCGATCCATCGGACGCGGAAGCAGCCAGGTTCTGCTGCTGGTCCTGTGCGGCATGATCGTCTCAGCCCTCTTCCAGGCCTTCGTCTCAACGATCAAGTACACGGCGGACCCTGACTCCAAGCTCCCGGAGATCACCTACTGGCTCATGGGATCCATCGCCAAGGTGACATGGAGCGACCTGAGACTCTTCGCCATCCCCTTCATCCTGGGTGTCGTCCCGCTCCTGGCCATGCGGTGGCGTCTCAACATCTTGGCCTTCGGCGATGAGGAGGCGGAGTCTCTGGGGATCAACGCCGCCGCGCTGCGCCTGGTCAGCATTGTCTGTGCGACCCTGCTGACTGCCTCCTGCGTGGCCGTCTCGGGCGTCATCGGCTGGGTCGGCCTCATCATGCCGCACGTGGTGCGCTTCATCGCGGGCCCGGACAACCGGATCGTCGTCCCCCTGTCCGTCATCCTGGGCGGAGCCTTCCTCATCGCGGTCGACACGGCCTGCCGCACGGTGATCTCCTCCGAGATCCCACTGGGAATCCTCACCAGCATCATCGGAGCCCCACTGTTCTTCCTCGTCCTTCTGCGCACCCAGCAAGGAGGCCGACAGTGA
- a CDS encoding sensor histidine kinase: MNRSAWAARYRQLGRDAAFLLLSGPLSLLAFYLVVPLTALGVVTTIIWAGLLVLVIDLSIAGGFANIARLAVARVDGREPVPGGYLEPEPGSSARRRLFRRLRDPQRWMDLLWTVIYFPVSLITWIISVVWLALAVAGLLAPIADITLDLVLDPAVGQRQGLAHLLGLQPELFWDIGFDLTCGIVFSLTAPAVLRGLAAMQTGLIRAMLSWRSEVSRLQTSRAAVQRAEADTRRRLERDIHDGPQQRLVRLRMDLARAQRQAEKDPAAASAIIQGAMDQTQQTLDELRQLSRGIAPPVLIDRGLAAAITEAATRSSVPVTVSTELPDLPDHVSQAAYFVVSEALANLNKHSGATAAGVEARVVDGALQVRVSDNGIGGASTAKGHGLAGLVERLSGVDGRLTVTSPTGGPTTLEAMIPCAF, from the coding sequence ATGAATCGATCCGCGTGGGCCGCGCGCTACCGCCAACTCGGCAGGGACGCCGCCTTCCTCCTCCTCAGCGGGCCACTGAGCCTGCTCGCCTTCTACCTCGTCGTGCCGCTGACCGCCCTCGGCGTGGTCACCACCATCATCTGGGCGGGGCTGCTGGTGCTCGTCATCGACCTGAGCATCGCCGGGGGCTTCGCCAACATCGCCCGCCTCGCCGTGGCACGCGTGGACGGACGCGAGCCGGTGCCCGGCGGCTACCTCGAGCCCGAGCCGGGGTCCTCCGCGCGCCGCCGGCTCTTCCGGCGCCTGCGCGACCCCCAGCGCTGGATGGACCTGCTGTGGACCGTCATCTACTTCCCGGTCTCCCTCATCACCTGGATCATCAGCGTCGTGTGGCTGGCCCTGGCCGTGGCAGGTCTCCTCGCCCCCATCGCTGATATCACTCTCGACCTGGTCCTCGATCCGGCCGTGGGGCAGCGTCAGGGACTGGCCCATCTTCTGGGCCTGCAGCCGGAGCTGTTCTGGGACATCGGTTTCGACCTCACCTGCGGCATCGTCTTCTCCCTGACCGCCCCCGCCGTCCTGCGGGGCCTGGCCGCCATGCAGACGGGTCTCATCCGAGCCATGCTCTCCTGGCGCAGCGAGGTCAGCCGCCTCCAGACCTCCCGGGCCGCCGTCCAGCGCGCCGAGGCCGACACCCGCCGCCGCCTGGAGCGCGACATCCACGACGGCCCCCAGCAGCGCCTCGTGCGCCTGCGCATGGACCTGGCCCGTGCACAGCGTCAGGCCGAGAAGGACCCGGCAGCGGCGTCGGCCATCATCCAGGGCGCCATGGATCAGACCCAGCAGACCCTCGACGAGCTGCGCCAGCTCTCCCGCGGTATCGCCCCACCGGTCCTCATCGACCGTGGCCTGGCGGCCGCCATCACCGAGGCCGCCACCCGCTCCTCCGTCCCCGTCACCGTGAGCACCGAGCTGCCGGACCTGCCCGACCACGTCTCCCAGGCCGCCTACTTCGTGGTCAGTGAGGCGCTGGCCAACCTCAACAAGCACTCCGGGGCCACGGCCGCCGGTGTCGAGGCCCGCGTCGTCGACGGCGCGCTGCAGGTGAGGGTCAGCGACAACGGCATCGGTGGTGCCTCGACCGCCAAGGGGCACGGCCTGGCCGGCCTGGTCGAGCGCCTCAGCGGTGTCGACGGTAGGCTCACAGTCACGTCCCCGACCGGCGGGCCCACCACACTGGAGGCGATGATCCCGTGCGCGTTCTGA